One Salvelinus namaycush isolate Seneca chromosome 29, SaNama_1.0, whole genome shotgun sequence genomic region harbors:
- the LOC120024297 gene encoding NADH dehydrogenase [ubiquinone] 1 alpha subcomplex assembly factor 4-like, whose translation MSNMGARVARLFRNFNLENRVHREIGKAKPEAAPRHQTHIDPVQSTQVTEISDAIHKRNDPLLGFLKSVYVESKDPTEAPKEVTEEKEERRPLIFSLPGDPYGIVEIIDVPKGKLSIIEALQALNNHKNAPQTWTLDKVALEYSLDLKDTKALLEHFIPFEVKIIPPKTEDAKKIKDI comes from the exons ATGTCAAACATGGGGGCACGCGTTGCACGGTTGTTTAGGAACTTTAACTTAGAAAACCGGGTACATCGTGAGATCGGGAAGGCAAAACCTGAAGCGGCACCTCGACATCAGACCCACATTGATCCTGTTCAGAGTACACAGG TTACCGAGATCTCTGATGCCATCCACAAGAGAAACGACCCTCTACTGGGGTTCCTGAAGTCGGTTTATGTGGAATCAAAGGATCCTACAGAG GCTCCAAAGGAGGTGACTGAGGAGAAAGAGGAGCGCAGGCCTCTAATTTTCAGCCTACCTGGGGACCCCTATGGTATTGTTGAGATCATTGATGTCCCTAAAGGCAAACTGTCTATTATTGAGGCCCTCCAAGCTCTCAACAATCATAAGAATGCTCCCCAAACATGGACATTGGACAAGGTCGCCCTGGAGTACTCTCTTGACTTGAAAGATACTAAAGCACTTCTGGAGCATTTCATCCCCTTCGAGGTTAAGATCATACCACCAAAGACAGAGGATGCAAAGAAGATCAAAGATATCTAG